In Williamwhitmania taraxaci, the following are encoded in one genomic region:
- a CDS encoding DUF4372 domain-containing protein gives MGKNTEIKLVGQPIFKQAINLIDAINVSSLVKKHGADHYYKTFKAKPQLV, from the coding sequence ATGGGCAAAAATACAGAAATAAAATTAGTCGGACAGCCGATTTTCAAACAAGCCATCAACTTAATCGATGCCATTAATGTCAGCAGCTTGGTGAAAAAGCATGGTGCAGACCATTACTATAAGACGTTTAAGGCAAAACCCCAGCTGGT